One genomic region from Hyalangium ruber encodes:
- a CDS encoding undecaprenyl-phosphate glucose phosphotransferase, whose protein sequence is MFSRLQRFYTSIKVATDLLMLAVAFGLAYATRFIGVIPVTDGIPPLDETLVSLGMSLFIFPFTFHQSNLYTTNRSRTHIGELFAVFKASITATLILVALTYFTRERYSRLTLALFLGYALVLVSVTRLVLRLALAEVRRRGFNLKTILVIGEGELGRRVIETVRDHRELGFRVVGVLALDPERVGRRVRGAPVVGEVKDVERVLDEQPVDQVVIALPLEQQPVVKQLMEQLALRTVDVKVVPDLYQYITLYGGLEEFGGLPIISLQGDPMDGWSRVAKRAFDIVFSLVAIALTAPIMLVTALMVKLTSRGPILYNQERMGMDGETFHILKFRTMRTDAEVAGAQMASAGDTRRTPIGTFLRKYSVDELPQFFNVLVGDMSLVGPRPERPVFIEEFKRQIPRYHLRHKVKAGITGWAQINGLRGQTSIQKRIEYDLYYIENWSLLMDLKILVRTALGGFLSKNAY, encoded by the coding sequence GTGTTCAGTCGTCTCCAGCGTTTCTACACGTCCATCAAGGTCGCCACCGACCTGCTCATGCTCGCCGTGGCGTTCGGTCTCGCCTACGCCACGCGCTTCATCGGCGTCATCCCCGTCACCGATGGCATCCCGCCGCTGGACGAGACGCTCGTCTCCCTGGGGATGTCGCTGTTCATCTTCCCCTTCACCTTCCACCAGTCGAACCTCTACACCACCAACCGCTCGCGTACGCACATTGGAGAGCTGTTCGCGGTCTTCAAGGCCTCCATCACCGCGACGCTCATCCTGGTGGCGCTCACCTACTTCACCCGCGAGCGCTACTCGCGCCTCACCCTGGCGCTCTTCCTCGGCTACGCGCTGGTGCTCGTGTCGGTGACGCGCTTGGTACTCCGGCTCGCCCTGGCCGAGGTGCGTCGTCGCGGCTTCAACCTGAAGACCATCCTCGTCATCGGCGAGGGCGAGCTCGGCCGGCGCGTCATTGAGACCGTGCGCGACCACCGCGAGCTGGGCTTCCGCGTGGTGGGCGTGCTGGCGCTGGATCCGGAGCGGGTAGGGCGGCGCGTGCGAGGCGCTCCCGTGGTGGGCGAGGTGAAGGACGTCGAGCGGGTGCTGGACGAGCAGCCCGTCGATCAGGTCGTCATCGCCCTGCCGCTCGAGCAGCAGCCGGTGGTCAAGCAGCTCATGGAGCAGCTGGCCCTGCGCACCGTGGACGTGAAGGTGGTGCCGGACCTCTACCAGTACATCACCCTCTATGGCGGCCTGGAGGAGTTCGGCGGCCTGCCCATCATCAGCCTCCAGGGCGACCCGATGGATGGGTGGAGCCGGGTGGCCAAGCGCGCCTTCGACATCGTCTTCTCGCTGGTGGCCATCGCGCTGACGGCGCCCATCATGCTGGTGACGGCGCTGATGGTGAAGCTCACCAGCCGAGGCCCCATCCTCTACAACCAGGAGCGCATGGGGATGGACGGGGAGACCTTCCACATCCTCAAGTTCCGCACCATGCGCACGGACGCCGAGGTGGCGGGCGCGCAGATGGCCAGCGCGGGAGACACGCGCCGCACGCCCATCGGCACCTTCCTGCGCAAGTACTCCGTCGATGAGCTGCCCCAGTTCTTCAACGTGCTGGTGGGCGACATGAGCCTGGTGGGCCCGCGCCCCGAGCGCCCCGTCTTCATCGAGGAGTTCAAGCGGCAGATCCCCCGCTACCACCTGCGCCACAAGGTCAAGGCGGGCATCACCGGGTGGGCGCAGATCAACGGCCTGCGCGGCCAGACTTCCATCCAGAAGCGCATCGAATACGACCTGTACTACATCGAGAACTGGTCGCTCCTGATGGACCTGAAGATCCTCGTGCGCACCGCGCTCGGCGGCTTCCTCTCGAAGAACGCCTACTGA